The following coding sequences lie in one Sphingomonas sp. M1-B02 genomic window:
- a CDS encoding ABC transporter ATP-binding protein: MNLSSDLAVSATGLVKRFGDRRAVDGVSVAVPTGMIYGVLGPNGAGKTTTLRMLLGIIEPDEGDRMLLGRSNPREASDQVGYLPEERGLYPGMKCKEAIAFMGALRGLPWATGRKRAAGLLEAAGLGHAADDKIRKLSKGMAQLVQLLGSIVHEPDLLVLDEPFSGLDPVNQERLEKLIRAERDRGATILFSTHVMAHAERLCDRLSIIAGGKVRFEGTVNEARALLPLKAHYTPHNDIEGAGALLPADAERENGSWRFTVPDEGMEALLVRLIDAGYGISGLSIERPGLHDAFVKIVGEQALEEAA; the protein is encoded by the coding sequence ATGAATTTGAGCAGCGATCTGGCCGTCAGCGCCACCGGCCTCGTCAAGCGCTTCGGCGATCGGCGCGCGGTCGACGGCGTGAGCGTCGCCGTGCCCACCGGCATGATCTACGGCGTGCTGGGCCCCAACGGCGCGGGCAAGACGACCACGCTGCGCATGCTGCTCGGCATCATCGAGCCCGACGAGGGCGATCGGATGCTGCTCGGCCGCTCCAATCCCCGCGAGGCGAGCGATCAGGTCGGCTATTTGCCCGAGGAACGCGGCCTCTATCCGGGTATGAAATGCAAGGAAGCGATCGCCTTCATGGGCGCGCTGCGCGGCCTGCCCTGGGCGACCGGGCGCAAGCGCGCCGCCGGGCTGCTCGAGGCCGCCGGGCTCGGCCACGCCGCCGACGACAAGATCCGCAAACTTTCGAAGGGCATGGCGCAGCTGGTCCAGTTGCTCGGATCGATCGTCCACGAACCCGATCTGCTCGTGCTCGACGAACCCTTTTCGGGGCTCGATCCGGTCAATCAGGAGCGGCTCGAGAAATTGATCCGCGCCGAGCGCGACCGCGGCGCGACGATCCTCTTTTCCACCCACGTCATGGCGCATGCCGAGCGGCTGTGCGATCGGCTGTCGATCATCGCCGGCGGCAAGGTCCGCTTCGAGGGCACAGTGAACGAGGCCCGCGCGCTGCTGCCGCTGAAGGCGCATTACACCCCGCATAACGATATCGAAGGCGCCGGCGCGCTGCTTCCCGCCGATGCCGAGCGCGAGAATGGCAGCTGGCGCTTCACCGTGCCCGATGAGGGGATGGAGGCTCTGCTCGTGCGGCTGATCGACGCCGGCTACGGCATATCGGGCCTGTCGATCGAGCGGCCGGGGCTGCACGACGCCTTCGTCAAGATCGTCGGCGAACAGGCATTGGAGGAAGCGGCATGA
- the queG gene encoding tRNA epoxyqueuosine(34) reductase QueG — protein MRQDKPLEARLKAKAAEIGFADCGIARTDAAPAAGARLREWLAEGRHGSMIWMEERAHQRESPASLWPEVRSVIALGMSYAPASDPLALAGEGEVGRISVYAQGGDYHDVIKRRLKELARWLVGVAPGADVKVFVDTAPVMEKPLSEAAGLGWQGKHSNLVSRDHGSWLFLGAIYTTLELAPDEAGRDLCGSCSACQSACPTDAFPAPYRLDARRCISYLTIEHKGPIPLEFRAAMGNRIYGCDDCLAVCPWNKFAASAQANLAFAPRAELTAPGLADLLALDDAGFREVFSGSPIKRIGRDRMVRNCLIAAGNSGSMALIGPVRALLDDPDAVVREAAEWALARLSA, from the coding sequence GTGCGGCAAGACAAGCCATTGGAAGCCCGACTGAAGGCGAAAGCGGCCGAAATCGGCTTCGCGGATTGCGGGATCGCGCGCACCGACGCCGCGCCGGCGGCGGGCGCACGGCTGCGCGAATGGCTGGCCGAGGGGCGGCACGGATCGATGATCTGGATGGAGGAGCGCGCGCACCAGCGCGAGAGCCCCGCGTCGCTATGGCCCGAGGTGCGATCGGTGATCGCGCTTGGGATGAGCTATGCGCCCGCGAGCGACCCGCTGGCGCTGGCCGGGGAAGGGGAGGTGGGCCGCATCTCGGTCTATGCGCAGGGCGGCGACTATCATGACGTGATCAAGCGGCGGCTGAAGGAGCTGGCGCGCTGGCTGGTCGGGGTGGCCCCCGGCGCGGACGTCAAGGTGTTCGTCGATACCGCGCCGGTGATGGAGAAGCCGCTCTCCGAGGCGGCGGGGCTGGGCTGGCAAGGCAAGCATAGCAATCTGGTCAGCCGCGATCATGGCAGCTGGCTGTTTTTGGGCGCGATCTACACCACGCTGGAACTGGCGCCCGACGAGGCGGGGCGGGATCTGTGCGGCAGTTGCAGCGCCTGCCAGAGCGCGTGCCCGACCGATGCCTTTCCCGCCCCCTATCGGCTCGATGCGCGGCGCTGCATCTCCTACCTGACGATCGAGCATAAGGGACCGATCCCGCTCGAGTTTCGCGCGGCGATGGGCAATCGCATCTATGGCTGCGACGATTGCCTGGCGGTCTGCCCGTGGAACAAGTTTGCGGCTTCGGCGCAGGCGAACCTCGCCTTCGCGCCGCGAGCCGAGCTGACGGCGCCCGGGCTGGCCGACCTTCTGGCGCTCGACGATGCCGGGTTTCGCGAGGTGTTTTCAGGGTCGCCGATCAAGCGGATCGGGCGGGACCGGATGGTGCGCAATTGTCTGATCGCGGCGGGGAATAGCGGGAGTATGGCGCTGATCGGGCCTGTGCGCGCGTTGCTCGACGATCCTGATGCGGTGGTGCGCGAGGCGGCTGAGTGGGCGCTGGCGCGACTTTCTGCCTAA
- a CDS encoding CHAP domain-containing protein has translation MTSMPAQAKSAFLQCAPYARQISGVKIHGNAWTWWAQAAGRYERGEAPKVGAVMSFKKTGRNPFGHVAMVSKIVDDREVLLTHANWSRRGGIERNVRAVDVSAAGDWSEVRVWFASVGGLGTSTYPINGFIYSDGASDADDFEAPQMVKKDDRVLVASLQLDLSDLKPETGVN, from the coding sequence ATGACTTCGATGCCCGCGCAGGCAAAGAGCGCGTTCCTGCAATGCGCGCCTTATGCTCGCCAAATCTCCGGCGTGAAGATCCACGGCAATGCCTGGACCTGGTGGGCGCAGGCCGCCGGCCGCTACGAGCGGGGCGAAGCGCCCAAGGTCGGCGCGGTGATGTCGTTCAAGAAAACCGGCCGCAACCCGTTCGGCCATGTCGCGATGGTCTCCAAGATCGTCGACGACCGCGAAGTCCTTCTCACCCACGCCAATTGGTCGCGCCGCGGCGGGATCGAGCGCAACGTGCGCGCCGTCGACGTGTCGGCAGCGGGCGACTGGAGCGAGGTTCGCGTATGGTTCGCCTCGGTCGGCGGGCTCGGCACGTCGACCTATCCGATCAACGGATTCATCTATTCGGACGGCGCCTCGGACGCAGACGATTTCGAGGCTCCCCAGATGGTGAAGAAGGACGATCGCGTGCTGGTCGCTTCGCTCCAGCTCGACCTCAGCGACCTGAAGCCCGAGACCGGCGTCAACTGA
- a CDS encoding cytochrome P450, translated as MATLATENAPEHAVDPLDVSRPELYRDDTWHEPFRKLRAEAPVHFCENSDFGPYWSVSTYKALAQVESLPDIYSSAIGTITLADLKEGDIRMPMFIAMDRPKHTGQRRTVAPAFTPSEMARMTENIRARSAEILDSLPLGEEFDWVDRVSIELSTQMLAILFDFPWEDRRKLTYWSDWAGDIEIAKDPVLKEERKQILFECAAYFGNLWQGKIGKEPTPDLISMMIHSDAMSHMDQMEFLGNLLLLIVGGNDTTRNSMSAYAWGLEQFPDERAKLEANPGLIPNAVQEIIRWQTPLSHMRRTATQDTELEGKMIREGDKLALWYVSANRDESVFPDADRLIVDRENARRHLAFGHGIHRCVGARLAELQIGILLEEMGKRRLRANVMREPERVAGCFVHGYRKMPVELSHY; from the coding sequence ATGGCCACGCTAGCGACCGAAAACGCGCCCGAACATGCCGTCGATCCGCTCGATGTGAGCCGGCCCGAACTGTACCGCGACGACACGTGGCACGAACCCTTCCGCAAGCTGCGCGCCGAAGCCCCGGTCCATTTTTGCGAGAATAGCGACTTCGGGCCTTACTGGTCGGTCTCGACCTATAAGGCGTTGGCCCAGGTCGAATCGCTCCCCGACATCTATTCCTCCGCAATCGGCACCATCACCCTCGCCGATTTGAAGGAGGGGGACATCAGGATGCCGATGTTCATCGCAATGGACCGGCCCAAGCATACCGGCCAGCGGCGCACCGTCGCCCCGGCCTTCACCCCGTCCGAAATGGCGCGGATGACCGAGAATATCCGCGCGCGCTCGGCCGAAATCCTCGATTCGCTGCCGCTGGGAGAGGAATTCGACTGGGTCGATCGAGTCTCGATCGAGCTCAGCACCCAGATGCTGGCGATCCTGTTCGATTTCCCCTGGGAGGACCGGCGAAAACTCACTTACTGGTCCGATTGGGCGGGCGATATCGAGATCGCCAAGGACCCGGTGCTCAAGGAAGAGCGCAAGCAGATTCTGTTCGAATGCGCGGCCTATTTCGGCAATCTGTGGCAAGGCAAGATCGGCAAGGAGCCGACTCCCGATCTCATCTCGATGATGATCCATTCGGATGCGATGTCGCATATGGACCAGATGGAATTTCTGGGAAATCTTCTCCTGCTGATCGTCGGCGGCAACGATACGACGCGCAATTCGATGAGCGCTTATGCCTGGGGACTCGAGCAGTTTCCTGACGAGCGCGCGAAGCTGGAGGCCAATCCCGGATTGATCCCGAATGCGGTCCAGGAAATCATCCGCTGGCAGACTCCGCTCTCGCACATGCGCAGGACCGCGACCCAGGACACCGAACTGGAAGGGAAGATGATCCGCGAGGGCGACAAGCTCGCGCTCTGGTATGTCTCGGCCAATCGCGACGAAAGCGTCTTTCCCGACGCGGACCGGCTGATCGTCGATCGTGAGAATGCGCGGCGGCACCTGGCGTTCGGCCACGGCATCCATCGCTGCGTCGGCGCGCGGCTGGCCGAGCTGCAGATCGGCATATTGCTCGAGGAAATGGGCAAGCGGCGCCTGCGTGCGAATGTGATGCGCGAGCCCGAGCGAGTCGCGGGCTGCTTCGTCCACGGATATCGCAAGATGCCGGTGGAGCTTAGCCACTATTGA
- the msrB gene encoding peptide-methionine (R)-S-oxide reductase MsrB: METDRRTLLTVAGLGVLTAACGSGPAEAAQTFAFNLTDAEWKKRLSPAAYDVLRHEGTERPYSSPLNKEKRAGVYACGGCTLPLFSSNTKFESGTGWPSFYAPLANAVVTRTDRTLGFSRTEVRCRRCGGHLGHVFDDGPRPTGKRYCMNGVAMTFKPKA; encoded by the coding sequence ATGGAAACCGATCGCCGCACCCTTCTCACCGTCGCCGGGCTCGGCGTACTCACCGCGGCCTGCGGAAGCGGACCTGCCGAGGCCGCGCAGACCTTCGCCTTCAACCTCACCGACGCCGAGTGGAAGAAGCGGCTCTCGCCCGCCGCCTATGACGTACTCCGCCACGAGGGCACCGAGCGGCCCTATTCGAGCCCGCTGAACAAGGAAAAGCGCGCGGGAGTCTATGCCTGCGGCGGCTGTACGCTCCCACTCTTTTCATCGAACACTAAGTTCGAAAGCGGCACCGGCTGGCCGAGCTTCTATGCGCCGCTAGCCAATGCGGTGGTCACGCGCACCGATCGAACGCTGGGCTTTTCGCGAACCGAAGTCCGCTGCCGCCGTTGCGGCGGGCATCTCGGCCATGTCTTCGACGATGGTCCGCGCCCGACGGGCAAGCGCTATTGCATGAATGGCGTGGCGATGACCTTCAAGCCGAAGGCCTGA
- a CDS encoding ABC transporter permease has product MSNFGRTLRQTLTIARRDFIATVFTPTFLLFLLAPLFMIGFGLVGGLGAQSMDSGAQDKVRVVAIAPASQSAMIVEADRELRTLFPPRGDYARPPLTLVAPATDVAAQARAMFDSRDYEAAAVLYGPLDRPEILYAPRGRDDAAYLAELAEQALRNQKLGSAARLSTPTRTEIKREGISLTGKSQVASIGVFGMFFLTLFLSSQAVGTMAEERSNKVIEILAAAVPLESVFLGKLVGMFAVAVLFILFWATLLLNAAKFIPGDVAGGLSGMGSAVGMPAYALLFIAYFTMAYMLLGAVFLSIGAQTSTQRELQMLSLPITIFQMLMFGFSLAAASSPGSWVALAAEIFPFSSPFAMIGRAGNSPELWPHLLALAWQAMWVAITVTLGARWFRRGVLKSGSPKFRLKAMFAR; this is encoded by the coding sequence ATGAGCAATTTTGGCCGCACGCTGCGCCAGACGCTCACGATCGCCCGCCGCGATTTCATCGCGACGGTGTTCACCCCCACTTTCCTGCTTTTCCTGCTCGCGCCCTTGTTCATGATCGGCTTCGGGCTGGTCGGCGGGCTCGGTGCCCAGTCGATGGACAGCGGCGCGCAGGACAAGGTGCGGGTGGTGGCGATCGCCCCCGCCAGCCAGTCGGCGATGATCGTCGAGGCCGACCGCGAGCTGCGCACGCTCTTCCCGCCGCGTGGCGATTATGCGCGGCCGCCGCTGACGCTGGTGGCGCCGGCGACCGATGTGGCAGCACAGGCGCGCGCGATGTTCGACTCGCGCGACTATGAAGCCGCCGCGGTGCTCTACGGTCCGCTCGATCGCCCCGAAATCCTCTACGCTCCGCGCGGCCGCGACGACGCCGCCTATCTCGCCGAACTGGCCGAACAGGCGCTGCGCAACCAGAAGCTCGGCAGCGCGGCACGCCTGAGCACACCTACACGCACCGAGATCAAGCGCGAGGGCATCTCGCTCACCGGCAAGAGCCAGGTCGCCTCGATCGGCGTTTTCGGGATGTTTTTCCTCACGCTGTTCCTGTCGAGCCAGGCGGTGGGCACCATGGCCGAGGAGCGATCGAACAAGGTGATTGAGATTTTGGCGGCCGCGGTTCCGCTCGAATCGGTTTTCCTCGGCAAGCTGGTGGGCATGTTCGCGGTGGCGGTGCTGTTCATCCTGTTCTGGGCGACACTGTTGCTCAACGCCGCAAAATTCATTCCCGGTGACGTGGCCGGCGGCCTCTCCGGCATGGGCTCCGCGGTCGGAATGCCGGCTTATGCGCTGCTCTTCATCGCCTATTTCACGATGGCCTATATGCTCCTCGGTGCAGTTTTCCTGAGCATCGGCGCGCAGACATCGACTCAGCGCGAGCTGCAGATGCTGTCGCTGCCGATCACGATCTTCCAGATGCTGATGTTCGGCTTTTCCCTCGCGGCGGCATCGTCACCCGGCAGCTGGGTCGCGCTGGCAGCGGAGATCTTCCCGTTCAGCTCGCCCTTCGCGATGATCGGGCGTGCCGGCAATTCGCCCGAGCTTTGGCCGCATTTGCTGGCGCTTGCCTGGCAGGCGATGTGGGTCGCGATCACCGTGACGCTGGGCGCGCGCTGGTTCCGCCGCGGCGTGCTCAAATCGGGCAGCCCCAAGTTCAGGCTGAAAGCCATGTTCGCGCGTTAG